From Pseudomonas hefeiensis, one genomic window encodes:
- a CDS encoding NUDIX hydrolase translates to MKFCSQCGNPVTQRIPEGDSRLRFVCDTCHTIHYQNPNIVAGCVPTWGSKVLLCRRAIEPRRGYWTLPAGFMENGETVEQAAVRETAEEACARVRNLSIYTLIDVPHISQVHVFFRAELVDEDFAAGPESLEVKLFDEADIPWDELAFRTVGRTLEYFYADRRTEDYPVRSESIPPLAQPANT, encoded by the coding sequence ATGAAATTCTGCAGCCAGTGCGGTAACCCGGTAACCCAGCGTATCCCCGAAGGCGACTCGCGCCTGCGCTTTGTCTGCGATACCTGCCACACCATTCACTACCAGAACCCCAATATCGTGGCCGGTTGCGTGCCGACCTGGGGCAGCAAAGTGCTGCTGTGCCGGCGTGCCATCGAGCCGCGGCGCGGCTACTGGACATTGCCGGCAGGCTTCATGGAGAACGGCGAAACCGTCGAGCAGGCCGCCGTGCGCGAGACCGCCGAAGAAGCCTGCGCCCGCGTGCGCAACCTGAGCATTTATACGCTGATAGATGTTCCGCATATCAGTCAGGTGCATGTATTCTTCCGCGCCGAACTGGTGGACGAGGATTTCGCCGCCGGGCCCGAGAGTCTGGAAGTGAAACTGTTCGACGAAGCGGACATTCCCTGGGACGAGCTGGCTTTTCGGACGGTGGGCCGTACCCTAGAATACTTCTATGCTGACCGGCGAACCGAGGACTACCCGGTGCGATCCGAATCGATCCCGCCGCTGGCCCAGCCTGCCAATACATAA
- a CDS encoding CoA pyrophosphatase — protein MLDELLHRVSNHTPRDLETDRRFPEAAVLVPITRSDEPELVLTLRASGLSTHGGEVAFPGGRRDPEDPDLIFTALREAEEEIGLPPGLVEVIGPLSPLISLHGIKVTPYVGVIPDYVEYRANDAEIAAVFSVPLEFFRKDPREHTHRIDYQGCSWYVPSYRFGEYKIWGLTAIMVVELVNLLYDAGIDLHTPPKTFINT, from the coding sequence ATGCTGGACGAGCTACTGCATCGAGTAAGCAACCATACCCCACGTGATCTGGAGACTGACCGACGTTTCCCTGAAGCGGCGGTTCTGGTGCCCATTACCCGCAGTGACGAGCCGGAACTGGTCCTGACCTTGCGTGCCAGCGGGCTTTCGACCCATGGTGGCGAAGTGGCCTTCCCCGGCGGGCGCCGCGACCCGGAGGACCCGGATCTGATCTTCACCGCCTTGCGCGAAGCCGAAGAAGAAATCGGCCTGCCCCCCGGTCTGGTGGAAGTGATCGGCCCCCTCAGCCCGTTGATCTCGCTGCACGGCATCAAGGTCACGCCTTATGTCGGGGTGATTCCGGATTACGTCGAATACCGGGCCAACGATGCCGAGATCGCTGCGGTGTTCAGCGTACCGCTGGAGTTCTTTCGCAAGGATCCGCGCGAGCACACTCACCGCATCGACTACCAGGGCTGCAGTTGGTACGTGCCCAGCTATCGTTTTGGCGAGTACAAGATCTGGGGCCTGACGGCGATCATGGTCGTCGAATTGGTCAACCTGCTGTACGACGCCGGCATCGACCTGCACACACCGCCCAAGACTTTCATCAATACCTGA
- a CDS encoding VF530 family DNA-binding protein, with protein sequence MTESNNNPLHGVTLEQILNALVQHYEWSGLAERIDIRCFKSDPSIKSSLTFLRKTPWAREKVERLYIKLMRTKRPV encoded by the coding sequence ATGACCGAATCCAATAACAACCCGCTGCACGGCGTGACGCTGGAGCAGATCCTCAACGCCCTGGTGCAGCACTACGAATGGTCGGGTCTGGCCGAGCGCATCGACATTCGTTGCTTCAAGAGCGACCCAAGCATCAAGTCGAGCCTGACCTTTTTGCGCAAGACGCCGTGGGCGCGGGAGAAAGTCGAGCGGCTGTACATCAAGCTGATGCGCACCAAACGACCGGTCTGA
- a CDS encoding carbohydrate porin yields MFDVQTLQDSAVRRRIAARKTFHLMVSLGALGIATGAQATPAFDSDSPWMLGDWNGTRSELAEKGYDFKFDYTGEMGSNLHGGYNHDRTARYSDQFAFGTHLDLQKILGWHAAEFQLTVTERSGNNISNDRINDPRVGGFTSAQEVWGRGQTWRLTQMWYQQAFFDDRLDIKAGRFGEGEDFNSFPCDFQNLAFCGSQVGNWVGGIWYNWPVSQWALRVKYHLTSELYAQIGAYEQNPSNLETGNGFKLSGSGTQGAVVPVELVWSPKLNGLPGEYRAGYCYSSAHATDAYKDRNGQPAALSGEAYRSASSKHGVWLGAQQQLTSVASDHSRGLSVFANATMHDKKTNAIDNYVQAGLVYKGLFDARARDDIGFALARVHVNPAYRKNAEATNQARAIQDYDNPAFLPPQDTEYSAELYYGVHVTNWLTVRPNLQYIRHPGGVDKVDDALIGGIKIQSSF; encoded by the coding sequence ATGTTCGATGTTCAGACCTTGCAAGACAGCGCTGTCCGGCGCCGTATTGCCGCCAGAAAAACCTTTCACCTGATGGTCAGCCTTGGCGCCCTGGGCATTGCCACCGGCGCTCAGGCCACTCCCGCGTTCGACAGCGACTCGCCCTGGATGCTGGGTGACTGGAACGGCACGCGAAGCGAACTTGCGGAAAAAGGCTACGACTTCAAGTTCGATTACACCGGCGAAATGGGCAGCAACCTGCACGGCGGCTACAACCATGACCGCACCGCTCGCTACAGTGACCAGTTCGCCTTCGGCACGCACCTGGACCTGCAGAAAATCCTCGGTTGGCACGCCGCCGAGTTTCAACTGACGGTCACCGAGCGCAGCGGCAATAACATCAGCAACGACCGGATCAACGACCCGCGTGTTGGCGGTTTCACTTCCGCCCAGGAAGTCTGGGGCCGTGGCCAGACCTGGCGGCTGACGCAGATGTGGTATCAGCAGGCATTTTTCGATGACCGGCTCGATATCAAGGCCGGCCGTTTCGGTGAGGGCGAGGATTTCAACAGCTTTCCCTGCGATTTCCAGAACCTGGCGTTCTGCGGCTCGCAAGTGGGTAACTGGGTGGGCGGCATCTGGTACAACTGGCCGGTCAGCCAATGGGCGCTGCGGGTCAAGTATCACCTCACGTCTGAGCTGTACGCCCAGATCGGGGCCTATGAACAGAACCCGTCGAACCTGGAAACCGGTAACGGCTTCAAGCTCAGCGGCAGCGGCACCCAGGGTGCCGTCGTGCCGGTGGAGCTGGTGTGGTCGCCCAAGCTCAATGGTCTGCCGGGCGAATACCGCGCCGGTTATTGCTACAGCAGTGCCCACGCCACCGACGCCTACAAGGATCGCAACGGCCAGCCGGCCGCCCTGAGCGGCGAGGCGTATCGCAGCGCGTCGAGCAAGCATGGCGTGTGGCTGGGGGCGCAACAGCAACTGACCAGCGTCGCCAGTGACCATTCCCGCGGTCTGAGTGTGTTCGCCAATGCCACGATGCACGACAAGAAAACCAACGCCATCGACAACTATGTCCAGGCCGGTCTCGTCTACAAGGGGCTGTTCGACGCCCGGGCCAGGGATGACATCGGTTTTGCCCTGGCCCGGGTTCACGTCAACCCGGCTTACCGCAAGAACGCCGAGGCCACCAACCAGGCCCGCGCCATCCAGGATTACGACAATCCGGCCTTTTTGCCACCCCAGGACACCGAGTACAGCGCCGAGTTGTATTACGGCGTTCACGTGACGAACTGGCTGACCGTGCGCCCGAACCTGCAGTACATCCGCCATCCGGGCGGTGTAGACAAGGTCGATGACGCGCTGATTGGCGGGATCAAGATTCAGTCGTCGTTCTAG
- a CDS encoding gamma carbonic anhydrase family protein, translating to MKYRLGDARVETHPQSWVAPNATLVGKVRLEEGANVWFNAVLRGDNELILIGKNSNVQDGTVMHTDMGFPLTIGTGVTIGHNAMLHGCTVGDYSLIGINAVILNGAKIGRNCIIGANSLIGEGKEIPDGSLVMGSPGKVVRELTEAQKKMLEASAAHYVHNAQRYARDLAEQEQ from the coding sequence ATGAAATACCGCCTGGGTGATGCCCGTGTCGAAACCCACCCACAGAGCTGGGTTGCCCCCAACGCCACACTGGTGGGCAAGGTCCGCCTCGAAGAAGGCGCCAATGTCTGGTTCAACGCCGTGCTGCGTGGCGATAACGAACTGATCCTGATCGGCAAAAACAGTAATGTGCAGGATGGCACGGTGATGCACACCGACATGGGCTTCCCGCTGACCATCGGCACCGGCGTAACCATCGGCCATAACGCCATGCTTCATGGTTGCACGGTGGGGGACTACAGCCTTATCGGCATCAATGCGGTGATCCTCAACGGTGCGAAGATCGGCAGGAATTGCATCATTGGCGCGAACTCGCTGATCGGCGAAGGCAAGGAGATTCCTGACGGTTCGCTGGTGATGGGTTCTCCCGGCAAGGTTGTGCGGGAATTGACCGAAGCCCAGAAGAAGATGCTCGAGGCCAGCGCGGCGCACTACGTCCACAACGCGCAGCGCTACGCCCGCGACCTGGCCGAGCAAGAACAATGA
- a CDS encoding glucose/quinate/shikimate family membrane-bound PQQ-dependent dehydrogenase: MSTEGAMSRSRLLPSLLGILLLLMGLALLAGGIKLSTLGGSLYYLLAGIGLALTGVLLIMARRAALGLYALVLFASTVWALWEVGLDWWQLVPRLAMLFALGIVMLLPWFRRPLLTPDASPMGSRALGAAVVIAGITALASQFTSPGEIKGQLDRDSVPGMTNTAPAMPDGDWNSYGRSAHGDRYSPLAQITPENVSKLEPAWTYRTGDLPGPNDPGETTAENTPLKVNGMLYVCTPHSQVIALEPETGKEIWRFDPKLSTQKAENFKGWAHMTCRGVTYHDDAVYTSAEQSPTGAASTTPASTVCPRRIFLPTADTRLIALNADTGKMCEDFGDKGQVDLTANIGGFTAGGYYSTSPPAVTQNLVVIGGHVTDNVSTDEPSGVIRAYDVHTGELVWNWDSGNPDDTTPIAEGQTYTRNSPNMWSMFAVDEKLGMLYLPMGNQTPDQFGGFRTPESEKYAAGLTALDIATGKVRWYFQFTHHDLWDMDVGGQPTLMDLKTADGVKPAVLASTKQGSIYVLDRSNGQPIVPIKEIPVPQGAVEGDFTSPTQPMSDLNFVPPVLEERDMWGVTPFDQMLCRIDFKSLRYEGMFTPPSLQGSIVYPGNFGVFDWGGISVDPVRQIAFVNPSYMAFKSKLVPAAEVAGGPGRKSETEGVQPNKGAPYGVILEALLSPMGLPCQAPAWGYVAAVDLTNNKTLWMHKNGTVRDSSPVPIPLSMGVPSLGGAFTTASGLAFLSGTLDQYLRAYDVKNGKQLWEGRLPAGAQTTPMTYTGKDGKQYVLVVAGGHGSLGTKQGDYVIAYKLPD; encoded by the coding sequence ATGAGCACTGAGGGTGCTATGAGTCGAAGCCGTCTGCTACCGAGCCTGCTCGGCATTCTGCTTCTATTGATGGGCCTGGCCCTGTTGGCGGGGGGAATCAAGCTGAGCACGCTTGGCGGTTCGCTGTATTACCTGCTGGCCGGTATCGGCCTGGCGCTGACCGGCGTGCTGCTGATCATGGCGCGGCGTGCGGCCCTGGGCCTGTACGCGCTGGTGCTGTTCGCCAGCACGGTGTGGGCGCTGTGGGAAGTGGGCCTGGACTGGTGGCAACTGGTGCCGCGTCTGGCAATGCTGTTTGCCTTGGGCATCGTCATGTTGCTGCCGTGGTTCCGCCGTCCGCTGTTGACCCCCGACGCCTCGCCCATGGGCTCCCGTGCCTTGGGCGCCGCCGTAGTCATTGCCGGTATCACCGCGCTCGCCAGCCAGTTCACCAGTCCGGGTGAAATCAAGGGCCAACTGGACCGTGACAGCGTGCCAGGCATGACCAACACCGCACCGGCGATGCCGGACGGGGATTGGAACTCCTACGGCCGCAGTGCCCATGGTGACCGTTATTCGCCCCTGGCGCAGATTACCCCCGAGAACGTCAGCAAGCTGGAACCGGCCTGGACCTATCGCACTGGCGACCTGCCAGGGCCGAATGACCCGGGTGAGACCACGGCGGAAAATACACCGCTGAAAGTCAACGGCATGCTCTACGTGTGCACGCCCCACAGCCAGGTGATTGCCCTGGAGCCGGAAACCGGCAAGGAGATCTGGCGGTTCGATCCGAAGCTTTCCACGCAGAAAGCGGAAAACTTCAAGGGCTGGGCCCACATGACCTGCCGTGGCGTGACCTATCACGATGACGCGGTGTACACCTCCGCCGAGCAAAGCCCGACCGGCGCGGCCAGCACCACGCCAGCGAGTACCGTGTGCCCGCGGCGGATCTTCCTGCCGACCGCCGACACGCGCCTGATCGCGCTGAACGCCGACACCGGCAAGATGTGTGAAGACTTCGGTGACAAAGGCCAGGTCGACCTGACCGCCAACATCGGCGGCTTCACGGCCGGCGGTTACTATTCCACCTCGCCACCGGCGGTCACCCAGAACCTGGTGGTGATCGGTGGCCACGTCACCGATAACGTCTCCACCGACGAGCCAAGCGGGGTCATCCGTGCCTACGACGTGCACACCGGCGAGCTGGTGTGGAACTGGGACAGCGGTAACCCGGACGACACCACGCCGATTGCCGAAGGCCAGACCTACACCCGCAACTCGCCGAACATGTGGTCCATGTTCGCCGTCGATGAAAAACTCGGCATGCTCTACCTGCCGATGGGTAACCAGACGCCCGACCAGTTCGGTGGTTTCCGGACTCCGGAATCGGAGAAATACGCTGCCGGCCTGACCGCGCTGGACATCGCCACCGGCAAGGTGCGCTGGTACTTCCAGTTCACCCACCATGACCTGTGGGACATGGACGTCGGCGGTCAACCGACCCTGATGGACCTGAAAACCGCCGATGGCGTGAAGCCGGCTGTCCTGGCATCGACCAAGCAGGGCAGCATCTACGTGCTGGACCGCAGCAATGGTCAGCCGATCGTGCCGATCAAAGAGATCCCGGTGCCGCAAGGCGCGGTAGAGGGCGACTTCACCTCACCGACCCAGCCGATGTCTGACCTGAACTTCGTGCCGCCGGTCCTTGAAGAACGTGACATGTGGGGCGTGACCCCGTTCGACCAGATGCTGTGCCGGATCGACTTCAAGTCGCTGCGCTACGAAGGCATGTTCACGCCGCCGTCGCTGCAAGGCTCGATCGTCTACCCAGGTAACTTCGGCGTATTTGACTGGGGCGGTATTTCGGTGGACCCGGTGCGCCAGATCGCCTTCGTCAACCCGAGCTACATGGCGTTCAAATCCAAACTGGTCCCGGCGGCGGAAGTGGCCGGCGGTCCGGGTCGCAAGAGCGAAACCGAAGGCGTGCAGCCGAACAAGGGCGCGCCGTATGGCGTGATTCTCGAAGCGTTGCTTTCGCCAATGGGGCTGCCCTGCCAGGCACCGGCCTGGGGTTATGTCGCGGCAGTCGACCTGACCAACAACAAAACCCTGTGGATGCACAAGAACGGCACTGTGCGTGACAGCTCGCCGGTACCGATCCCGCTGAGCATGGGCGTACCGAGTCTGGGCGGCGCCTTCACCACCGCCAGCGGCCTGGCGTTCCTGAGCGGTACCCTCGACCAGTACCTGCGTGCCTATGACGTGAAAAACGGCAAGCAACTGTGGGAAGGCCGCCTGCCAGCGGGCGCCCAGACCACGCCGATGACCTACACCGGCAAGGACGGCAAGCAATATGTGCTGGTTGTTGCAGGGGGTCATGGTTCCCTGGGGACCAAACAGGGTGATTATGTGATTGCCTATAAACTGCCGGATTAA
- a CDS encoding L,D-transpeptidase family protein, translating to MRWLLVLFCLSFAAVSQASAVGTYNGKTIEKVLVLKSAHQLQLINDGKPLKTYRISLGKGAKKGPKLIEGDKRTPEGFYWLDWRKTSDRFYLSMHISYPNISDAARARREGVEPGGMIMIHGTPDSEENPEQLFHTLDWTDGCIAMRNVDMREVWKLVPDGTMIEIRP from the coding sequence ATGCGCTGGTTGCTTGTCCTGTTCTGCTTGTCGTTCGCCGCGGTGTCCCAGGCTTCTGCGGTGGGAACCTACAACGGCAAGACCATCGAAAAAGTGCTGGTGCTCAAGTCCGCCCATCAATTGCAATTGATCAACGACGGCAAGCCACTGAAGACCTATCGCATTTCATTGGGCAAGGGCGCCAAAAAAGGCCCCAAGCTCATAGAGGGCGACAAGCGCACCCCTGAAGGTTTCTACTGGCTGGACTGGCGCAAGACCAGCGACCGCTTCTACCTGTCGATGCACATTTCCTACCCCAACATCAGCGACGCCGCCCGCGCCCGCCGCGAAGGCGTGGAACCTGGGGGCATGATCATGATCCACGGCACGCCTGATTCGGAAGAAAACCCTGAGCAGTTGTTCCACACCCTGGACTGGACCGATGGCTGCATTGCCATGCGCAATGTGGACATGCGCGAGGTTTGGAAGCTGGTGCCGGATGGCACGATGATCGAAATCCGCCCGTAG
- a CDS encoding YqfO family protein has product MYKLCFFVPASHVEVVKSAVFAAGGGRIGDYDHCAWQVLGLGQFRPLDGSQPFIGEAGQVEQVEEWKVELVVTDELIRAVVAALKLSHPYETPAYEVWRLEDF; this is encoded by the coding sequence GTGTACAAGCTCTGCTTCTTCGTCCCGGCCAGCCACGTGGAGGTTGTCAAAAGCGCCGTATTCGCCGCCGGTGGCGGACGGATCGGCGACTATGACCACTGCGCCTGGCAGGTGTTGGGCCTGGGCCAGTTTCGCCCCTTGGACGGCAGCCAGCCGTTCATTGGCGAGGCGGGGCAGGTCGAGCAGGTTGAGGAGTGGAAGGTGGAGCTTGTCGTGACCGATGAGCTGATCCGTGCGGTAGTAGCGGCGCTGAAACTCAGCCATCCCTACGAGACACCGGCGTATGAGGTGTGGCGGTTGGAGGATTTTTGA
- a CDS encoding preQ0 transporter, which produces MLFLIAYISSVVLINFAFSAAPHLDIIWSAWGGLVFILRDMVQTRFGHGAIAAMLVALVLSYVTSDPTIALASATAFAVSECIDWLVFTITKRPLHDRLWISSALSIPLDTFIFFGMIDALTPAVVITALLSKFAGVTAVWLIMAWRLRRQAVTG; this is translated from the coding sequence ATGCTTTTCCTGATCGCCTACATCAGCAGCGTCGTGCTGATCAACTTCGCGTTTTCCGCCGCGCCGCACCTGGACATCATCTGGTCGGCCTGGGGTGGCCTGGTGTTTATCCTGCGCGACATGGTGCAGACCCGTTTCGGTCACGGCGCTATCGCGGCGATGCTGGTGGCGCTGGTGTTGTCCTATGTCACCTCGGACCCGACCATTGCCCTGGCCAGTGCCACGGCGTTCGCGGTGTCCGAGTGCATTGACTGGCTGGTGTTCACGATCACCAAGCGCCCACTCCATGACCGGTTGTGGATCAGTTCGGCCCTGAGCATCCCCCTGGACACCTTCATTTTCTTCGGCATGATCGATGCCCTGACACCGGCCGTTGTGATCACCGCGCTGCTCTCGAAATTCGCCGGCGTCACGGCAGTGTGGCTGATCATGGCCTGGCGTTTACGCAGACAGGCCGTCACCGGCTGA
- a CDS encoding siderophore-interacting protein, protein MTEVDPNTIHRVSHEIKRRRLQVLRVEDLTPRMRRITVGGPELAGFVSLGTDDHVKLLFPQNAEEHAALENFNPSAGKAQGPMPEMRDYTPRRYDLNTLELDIDFVLHGDGPAATWAAQATPGQYLHIAGPRGSMIVPDIFDSYLLIGDETALPAIARRLEGLAPNRRALVVVEVENGAEQQVLQSPAQVHVIWVLREGRQNTLLATVQQLQIPGGKLYAWVATESKVSRQIRKVLLEDKGLDQDFVKAVGYWKADGSDDE, encoded by the coding sequence ATGACTGAAGTCGACCCAAACACCATTCACCGTGTCAGCCACGAGATCAAACGCCGTCGCCTGCAAGTGCTGCGGGTTGAGGACCTGACCCCACGCATGCGCCGTATCACCGTCGGCGGGCCGGAACTGGCCGGGTTCGTCAGCCTCGGCACGGACGATCACGTGAAGCTGCTGTTCCCGCAGAACGCCGAGGAACACGCCGCCCTGGAAAACTTCAATCCCAGCGCCGGCAAGGCCCAGGGCCCGATGCCCGAGATGCGCGACTACACCCCGCGCCGCTACGACCTGAACACCCTGGAGCTGGACATCGACTTCGTGCTCCACGGCGACGGCCCTGCCGCGACCTGGGCGGCCCAGGCAACGCCCGGGCAATACCTCCACATCGCCGGACCACGGGGCTCGATGATCGTGCCGGACATCTTCGACAGCTACCTGCTGATCGGCGACGAAACCGCCCTGCCCGCCATCGCCCGCCGCCTCGAAGGCCTGGCGCCCAACCGGCGTGCCCTGGTGGTGGTGGAAGTGGAGAACGGCGCCGAACAGCAAGTCCTCCAGAGCCCGGCGCAGGTACACGTGATCTGGGTACTGCGCGAAGGCCGCCAGAACACCCTGCTGGCCACCGTGCAACAGCTGCAAATACCCGGCGGCAAGCTGTACGCCTGGGTCGCGACCGAAAGCAAGGTGTCGCGGCAGATTCGCAAGGTGTTGCTGGAAGACAAAGGCCTGGACCAAGACTTCGTGAAGGCCGTGGGTTACTGGAAGGCGGACGGCAGCGACGACGAATGA
- a CDS encoding Pr6Pr family membrane protein, protein MGMDIRRRPALRQRFVSVAALLGWAGLSIQLYLILLGRWELGASLLGGLVNFLSFFTVLTNTLVAVVLTWELIQRESAARRWFLQPGVSSGITVSIALVGLAYNLLLRHLWQPEGWQFVADELLHDVMPLLFMTYWWFCVPKGTLRMKHIGLWMIYPVVYFAWLLLRGELLAAYPYPFMDVANLGYPQVFINAGGILAGFVGIALGVVGLDRWRR, encoded by the coding sequence ATGGGCATGGATATCCGCCGGCGCCCCGCACTGCGACAACGCTTCGTGTCAGTGGCGGCACTGTTGGGCTGGGCGGGGTTGAGCATCCAGTTGTACCTGATCCTGCTCGGCCGCTGGGAACTGGGCGCAAGCTTGCTGGGCGGCCTGGTGAACTTTCTCAGTTTCTTCACCGTGCTGACCAACACCCTGGTGGCCGTGGTGCTGACCTGGGAGCTGATCCAGCGAGAATCAGCGGCCCGGCGCTGGTTCCTGCAGCCGGGAGTCAGCAGCGGCATAACCGTGAGCATCGCCCTGGTCGGCCTGGCCTACAACCTGCTGCTGCGACATTTGTGGCAGCCCGAAGGCTGGCAATTTGTGGCCGACGAATTGCTGCACGACGTCATGCCGTTGCTGTTCATGACCTACTGGTGGTTCTGCGTGCCCAAGGGCACCTTGCGCATGAAGCACATCGGGCTGTGGATGATTTACCCGGTGGTGTACTTCGCCTGGCTCCTGCTGCGGGGGGAATTACTGGCGGCGTACCCCTACCCTTTCATGGACGTGGCGAACCTGGGTTATCCACAGGTGTTCATCAATGCCGGGGGGATATTGGCGGGGTTCGTCGGGATTGCACTGGGGGTGGTGGGTTTGGATCGATGGCGTCGCTGA
- a CDS encoding CS1 type fimbrial major subunit: MLKQFVTAASLTAAALSSSLAFALDDARSAIHISANIPTQQFHVQPRDPNFGKDEIMSYNTVSGTLTSLRQTFDVKNTEGSVHAYIEGGPAALYNGRDSIALTTNFNGVTLTAIAQEVVDDAASTPGTQADMTIAAATPLATQNGLYTADMTVIFDAVPRP; the protein is encoded by the coding sequence ATGCTCAAACAATTCGTAACCGCCGCTTCCCTGACTGCCGCCGCCCTGAGCTCTTCGCTGGCATTCGCGCTCGATGATGCACGCTCCGCGATCCACATCAGTGCGAACATCCCGACCCAGCAGTTCCACGTGCAGCCACGTGACCCGAACTTCGGTAAGGATGAAATCATGAGCTACAACACGGTCAGCGGCACCTTGACTTCGTTGCGCCAGACCTTCGACGTGAAGAACACCGAAGGTTCGGTCCACGCCTACATCGAGGGTGGCCCGGCGGCGCTGTACAACGGTCGTGACTCCATTGCCCTGACCACCAACTTCAATGGCGTCACCCTGACCGCCATCGCTCAGGAAGTGGTCGACGATGCAGCGTCCACGCCTGGCACCCAGGCTGACATGACCATCGCCGCAGCCACACCCCTGGCTACCCAGAACGGCCTGTACACCGCCGACATGACCGTGATCTTCGACGCCGTGCCGCGCCCGTGA
- the purT gene encoding formate-dependent phosphoribosylglycinamide formyltransferase, translating to MTRIGTPLSPTATRVLLCGSGELGKEVVIELQRLGVEVIAVDRYANAPAMQVAHRSHVINMLDGAALRAVIEAEKPHFIVPEIEAIATATLVELEAEGFTVIPTARAAQLTMNREGIRRLAAEELGLPTSPYFFADTVEDYRKAVETLGFPCVVKPVMSSSGKGQSLLRSADDVQQAWDYAQEGGRAGKGRVIIEGFIDFDYEITLLTVRHVGGTTFCAPVGHRQEKGDYQESWQPQAMSPVALAESERVAKAVTEALGGRGLFGVELFIKGDQVWFSEVSPRPHDTGLVTLISQDLSQFALHARAILGLPIPLIRQFGPSASAVILVEGQSTQTAFANLGAALSEPDTALRLFGKPEVNGQRRLGVALARDESIEAARAKATRASQAVKIEL from the coding sequence ATGACCCGTATCGGAACTCCATTGTCGCCCACCGCGACCCGCGTTTTGTTGTGTGGCAGCGGTGAGCTGGGCAAGGAAGTGGTAATCGAATTGCAGCGCCTGGGCGTTGAAGTGATTGCCGTGGATCGCTACGCCAACGCGCCAGCCATGCAAGTGGCCCATCGCAGCCATGTGATCAACATGCTCGATGGCGCGGCCCTGCGCGCGGTGATCGAGGCCGAGAAGCCGCACTTCATCGTGCCGGAAATCGAAGCCATCGCCACCGCCACGCTGGTGGAACTGGAAGCTGAAGGCTTCACCGTGATCCCCACCGCCCGCGCCGCGCAACTGACCATGAACCGCGAAGGCATCCGGCGCCTGGCCGCCGAAGAGCTGGGCCTTCCGACCTCGCCGTACTTCTTCGCCGACACCGTGGAAGACTACCGCAAGGCCGTCGAAACCCTGGGCTTCCCCTGCGTGGTCAAGCCGGTGATGAGTTCCTCGGGCAAGGGCCAGAGCCTGCTGCGTAGCGCCGATGACGTGCAGCAAGCCTGGGACTACGCCCAGGAAGGCGGCCGTGCCGGCAAGGGCCGGGTGATCATCGAAGGCTTCATCGATTTCGACTACGAAATCACCCTGCTCACCGTGCGCCATGTCGGCGGCACCACCTTCTGCGCACCGGTCGGCCACCGCCAGGAAAAGGGCGACTACCAGGAATCCTGGCAGCCCCAGGCCATGAGCCCGGTGGCCCTGGCTGAATCCGAGCGCGTGGCTAAAGCCGTGACCGAGGCCCTCGGTGGTCGCGGCCTGTTTGGCGTCGAGCTGTTCATCAAGGGTGATCAGGTGTGGTTCAGCGAAGTCTCGCCGCGTCCCCACGACACCGGTCTGGTGACGCTGATTTCCCAGGATCTGTCGCAGTTCGCCCTGCACGCCCGCGCCATCCTCGGCCTGCCGATCCCGCTGATCCGCCAGTTTGGCCCATCGGCCTCGGCGGTGATCCTGGTGGAAGGTCAGTCGACTCAGACCGCTTTCGCCAACCTCGGCGCCGCCCTGAGCGAACCGGACACCGCCCTGCGCCTGTTCGGCAAACCGGAAGTCAACGGTCAGCGCCGCCTGGGCGTAGCCCTGGCGCGAGACGAGTCCATCGAAGCCGCCCGCGCCAAAGCGACCCGGGCTTCCCAGGCCGTCAAGATCGAGCTGTAA
- a CDS encoding DUF1289 domain-containing protein: protein MNPPERPVPSPCVNICALDEDDICTGCQRTVAEITRWSRMDNDERRGVLALCHERAKASGLVWMLPVRR, encoded by the coding sequence ATGAACCCGCCCGAACGCCCGGTTCCTTCGCCCTGCGTGAACATCTGCGCGCTGGACGAGGACGACATCTGCACCGGTTGTCAGCGCACCGTGGCGGAAATCACCCGGTGGAGCCGGATGGACAATGACGAACGACGCGGGGTTCTGGCGCTGTGTCATGAAAGGGCCAAGGCCAGTGGGTTGGTGTGGATGTTGCCAGTGAGGCGCTGA